A window of the Lolium perenne isolate Kyuss_39 chromosome 7, Kyuss_2.0, whole genome shotgun sequence genome harbors these coding sequences:
- the LOC127314799 gene encoding cytochrome P450 89A2, which translates to MEDWLFYSLTTLMCLVSSLLLRARARSPSESHSHGAPPPLPPGPATMPVLGPLLHLARRDFDLEPVLRRLARAYGPVFSFAPLGRARPMIFVAARGPAHRALVQRGAAFASRPRASAPAAAVLTSGGRNVSSAPYGPTWRALRRTLATGVLNPARLRSFAPARRWVLDVLLSRVRSAGRDGSGAVAVMEPFQYAMFCLLVYMCFGGDRLGDAHVRDIEALQRDLLANFLSFQVFSFLPPLTKLVFRRRWSKLVSLRRRQEELFVPLIRARRDAGAGGDCYVDSLVRLAIPEDGGRGLTDGEIVSLCSEFLSAGTDTTATALQWILANLVKNPAMQDRLREEVSTAVDGELREEDLQGMPYLKAVVLEGLRRHPPGHYVLPHAAAEETTLDGYRVPAGTPVNFAVGDIGLDEEVWTAPSEFRPERFLPGGEGEDVDLTGNKEIKMMPFGAGRRVCPAMALALLHLEYFVANLIREFEWREVAGEEVDLTEKLEFTVVMRRPLRARAVPLRHGRSVTATGSG; encoded by the coding sequence ATGGAGGACTGGCTCTTCTACTCGCTCACCACGCTCATGTGCCTCGTCAGCTCGCTGCTCCTGCGGGCCAGGGCCCGCAGCCCGTCCGAGTCCCATTCCcatggcgcgccgccgccgctaccTCCGGGCCCGGCAACAATGCCAGTGCTCGGCCCTCTGCTCCACCTGGCCCGCCGCGACTTCGACCTGGAGCCCGTGCTGCGGCGCCTCGCGCGGGCCTACGGGCCGGTCTTCTCCTTCGCGCCGCTGGGTCGGGCGCGGCCGATGATCTTCGTCGCGGCCCGTGGCCCGGCACACCGCGCCCTCGTCCAGCGCGGCGCCGCCTTCGCCTCCCGCCCGCGGGCCagtgcccccgccgccgccgtgctcaCCAGCGGCGGCCGCAATGTCAGCTCCGCGCCCTACGGTCCCACCTGGCGCGCGCTCCGCCGCACCCTGGCCACCGGCGTGCTCAACCCGGCCCGCCTCCGCTCCTTCGCCCCCGCCCGGCGCTGGGTGCTCGACGTCCTGCTCTCCCGCGTCCGCTCCGCCGGccgcgatggcagcggcgccgTCGCCGTCATGGAGCCCTTCCAGTACGCCATGTTCTGCCTCCTCGTGTACATGTGCTTCGGCGGCGACCGCCTAGGCGACGCGCACGTCAGGGATATCGAGGCGCTGCAGCGGGACCTGTTGGCCAACTTCCTCAGCTTCCAGGTCTTCTCATTCCTCCCGCCGCTCACCAAGCTCGTCTTCCGCCGCCGGTGGAGCAAGCTCGTCTCGCTGCGGCGGCGGCAGGAGGAGCTCTTCGTCCCGCTCATCCGCGCCAGGAGGGACGCCGGCGCTGGCGGCGACTGCTACGTGGACTCCCTGGTGAGGCTGGCCATCCCGGAGGACGGCGGGAGGGGTCTCACCGACGGAGAGATCGTCAGCCTCTGCTCCGAGTTCCTGAGCGCCGGGACCGACACCACTGCCACCGCGCTGCAGTGGATACTCGCCAACCTGGTCAAGAACCCGGCGATGCAGGACAGGCTAAGGGAGGAGGTCTCCACCGCCGTCGATGGCGAGCTGCGGGAGGAGGACCTGCAGGGGATGCCGTACCTCAAGGCCGTCGTGCTGGAGGGGCTGAGGCGGCACCCGCCGGGGCACTACGTGCTGCCGCACGCCGCGGCGGAGGAGACCACGCTGGACGGGTACCGCGTCCCGGCGGGCACGCCGGTCAACTTCGCGGTGGGCGACATCGGGCTGGACGAGGAGGTATGGACGGCGCCGTCCGAGTTCCGGCCGGAGCGCTTCCTGCCCGGCGGCGAGGGGGAGGACGTGGACCTCACGGGAAACAAGGAGATCAAGATGATGCCGttcggcgccggcaggagggtcTGCCCCGCCATGGCGCTCGCGCTGCTGCACCTCGAGTACTTCGTGGCCAACCTGATCAGGGAGTTCGAGTGGCGGGAGGTGGCCGGAGAGGAGGTCGACCTCACCGAGAAGCTCGAGTTCACCGTCGTCATGAGGCGGCCGCTCAGAGCAAGGGCCGTGCCGCTAAGGCACGGAAGGTCCGTCACCGCAACGGGCTCAGGTTGA